The Opitutaceae bacterium genome has a window encoding:
- a CDS encoding alpha/beta hydrolase yields the protein MRVLLLLLSAHLLAFTSLTFFPAPRLWLWKAALLVGEFGHWLVVFPAAIAWVAWRAGGSLAPWTLALCLATVLALLRPGFLASRISGDLAHDLAKAFGKVSLQRPAFAWTSLFARAPQVAREEYSLSRPGSQEPLALAYYRAQTASLRPCVVVIHGGGWDNGDNKQLASFNELLASKGFNVAAVSYRLAPRHEWPSQLEDLAVSLEWLKQHASELSLDANRFVIVGRSAGGQLATAFAYTHKDPAIRGAVSLYGPQDLVFAWQYSREDDLLNATKLLRQFLGGSPSEQPARYESSSPYLFATRENAVPTLLVHGRIDALVWHRQSERMHARLQELGVPSAFLSLPWATHACEVNPSGPSGQLTLYALEWFLKAVADGPGR from the coding sequence ATGCGAGTATTGCTGCTGCTCCTTTCTGCTCACCTTCTTGCATTCACGTCGTTGACCTTCTTCCCGGCCCCACGTCTTTGGTTATGGAAGGCCGCCCTGCTGGTTGGGGAATTTGGCCACTGGTTGGTGGTGTTCCCTGCAGCAATCGCCTGGGTCGCCTGGCGGGCAGGCGGATCGCTGGCGCCTTGGACGCTTGCCCTGTGTCTCGCCACAGTCCTGGCCTTGCTCAGGCCGGGCTTCCTTGCCTCCCGGATTTCAGGAGACCTCGCGCACGACCTGGCGAAGGCATTCGGCAAGGTCTCGCTGCAGCGGCCGGCATTCGCCTGGACAAGCCTGTTCGCCCGCGCGCCTCAGGTCGCAAGAGAGGAGTATTCACTCTCCCGACCCGGCTCGCAGGAGCCACTCGCGCTCGCCTACTACCGTGCCCAAACCGCGTCCCTGCGTCCCTGTGTCGTGGTCATTCACGGCGGCGGCTGGGACAACGGGGACAACAAGCAGCTCGCGAGCTTCAATGAATTGCTCGCAAGCAAAGGTTTCAACGTCGCCGCCGTCTCCTATCGCCTGGCTCCCCGACACGAATGGCCGTCCCAACTTGAAGATCTTGCGGTCTCACTGGAATGGCTGAAGCAGCACGCGTCCGAGCTCTCGCTCGACGCCAACCGCTTTGTCATCGTGGGTCGCTCGGCTGGCGGCCAATTGGCGACCGCATTCGCCTACACCCACAAAGATCCAGCCATCCGCGGCGCGGTTTCCCTCTATGGGCCGCAGGACCTGGTCTTCGCCTGGCAATACTCCCGGGAGGATGACCTTCTCAACGCCACAAAGCTGCTCCGACAGTTTCTCGGAGGCTCACCCTCGGAGCAACCCGCCAGGTACGAGTCGTCCTCACCGTACCTTTTCGCCACCCGCGAGAATGCAGTCCCCACCCTTCTCGTGCACGGCCGGATTGACGCGCTCGTCTGGCATCGTCAAAGCGAGCGGATGCACGCAAGACTGCAGGAACTCGGCGTACCCAGCGCCTTTCTCTCGCTACCCTGGGCGACCCACGCGTGCGAGGTGAACCCAAGCGGTCCCTCGGGCCAGCTCACCCTCTACGCCCTTGAATGGTTTCTCAAGGCCGTTGCGGACGGGCCCGGGCGTTGA
- a CDS encoding xanthine dehydrogenase family protein molybdopterin-binding subunit, which yields MNSPLPKRIDRRSFLRISAVAGGGLVIGFTLGANARAGIEVVDTTAGDSVISNAFLRISSDGSVTILSHKPEIGQGIRTSLPILVAEELDVPWESIRIISSPLDEETYGWQGAGGSGSTPGNYQRMREAGAAARYLLIQAAAARWAVPPTECSTAEGKVLHKGSGKSASYGELVADAAKLPAPEPSVVKLKDRSEYKIIGKRISGIDNPRLVRGEALFGIDQSAPGMLYAVYVKCPVFGGKPVRANLDQIKREPGVTDAFISEGTKDLNGLMPGVVIVAKSTWQAFSAQRKLAVTWDEGPSANDSWADLLTRAETLSQQAPESILNQSGDAKAALSSAARKVDAVYHFPFVSHATLEPQNCFASYDGDILRIKAPSQNPGSAVDLCAEVTKIPKEKIQLEMTRIGGGFGRRLMGDFVAEAALVAQRVKGRVKVTWTREEDMQHDQYRPGGYFRFSGGVDTEGKITAWHCHFVTVGNEKGQPGNGASLGGDEFPARLIPNFFSGQTVQEVKIPMGWWRAPGSCTTAWVMQSFIDELAHAAGRDPLAVRLELLEGQEDFPGSNWGPGFSPKRATGVLKHVAEKAGWGKQLPKGRGQGIAFHFSHMGYVAQVAEVEVSKEGALRVLKVTAAVDVGAEIINLSGAEQQVEGSIVDGLSAAWLQGLTYEKGRMQQTNFHDYRLLRINDAPEMETHFLRTDNMVTGLGEPALPPLAPAVCNAIFAATGKRIRTLPIESNDLSWS from the coding sequence ATGAACTCTCCACTTCCCAAGCGTATCGACCGCAGGTCATTCCTCCGGATCAGCGCCGTCGCAGGAGGCGGCCTTGTGATTGGCTTCACCCTCGGTGCAAACGCACGCGCTGGTATTGAGGTTGTGGATACCACCGCGGGCGACTCTGTCATTTCCAACGCGTTTCTCCGCATCAGCTCGGATGGTTCCGTAACGATTCTCTCCCATAAACCCGAGATTGGCCAGGGGATCCGCACCTCCCTCCCCATTTTGGTCGCCGAGGAACTCGATGTACCCTGGGAATCGATTCGCATTATCTCCTCGCCCCTCGACGAAGAGACCTATGGGTGGCAGGGAGCAGGCGGGTCGGGGTCAACCCCCGGCAACTACCAACGCATGCGGGAGGCTGGTGCCGCAGCACGTTACCTCCTGATCCAGGCAGCCGCCGCACGCTGGGCCGTGCCACCCACCGAGTGTTCGACCGCGGAGGGAAAAGTGCTTCACAAAGGTTCCGGCAAGTCGGCTTCCTATGGCGAACTGGTCGCAGACGCCGCAAAGTTGCCGGCACCAGAGCCCTCAGTCGTGAAGCTCAAGGACCGCAGCGAGTACAAGATCATCGGCAAGCGGATCAGCGGGATCGACAACCCCAGGCTCGTCAGGGGCGAGGCCCTCTTCGGCATCGATCAGTCCGCCCCGGGGATGCTGTATGCGGTTTACGTTAAATGCCCCGTTTTCGGCGGCAAACCCGTGCGCGCCAACCTCGATCAGATCAAAAGGGAACCTGGCGTGACTGATGCCTTTATCTCCGAGGGCACCAAAGACCTCAACGGCCTGATGCCCGGCGTCGTCATCGTCGCAAAGTCCACTTGGCAGGCATTCTCAGCGCAGCGAAAGCTGGCGGTGACATGGGACGAAGGTCCCTCGGCAAACGATAGCTGGGCGGATCTTCTCACCCGCGCCGAAACACTGTCGCAACAGGCACCGGAATCGATCCTGAACCAGTCCGGCGATGCCAAAGCCGCTCTCTCCTCGGCCGCCCGCAAGGTCGACGCGGTCTACCACTTCCCCTTTGTGTCGCATGCGACACTCGAGCCCCAGAACTGTTTCGCCAGCTACGATGGCGATATCCTGCGAATCAAGGCACCCTCGCAGAATCCGGGCTCTGCCGTCGATCTCTGCGCCGAAGTCACCAAAATCCCCAAGGAGAAGATCCAGCTTGAGATGACGCGCATTGGCGGGGGTTTTGGCCGCCGACTCATGGGCGACTTCGTCGCCGAAGCCGCGCTTGTCGCACAGCGTGTGAAAGGTCGGGTGAAGGTCACCTGGACTCGCGAGGAGGACATGCAGCACGACCAGTATCGCCCCGGAGGGTACTTTCGCTTCTCAGGAGGCGTCGATACCGAGGGGAAGATCACGGCATGGCATTGTCACTTTGTGACTGTCGGCAACGAGAAGGGCCAGCCTGGCAACGGCGCCAGCCTCGGTGGCGACGAATTCCCCGCAAGGCTCATCCCGAACTTCTTCTCCGGACAAACTGTTCAGGAGGTGAAGATTCCGATGGGCTGGTGGCGCGCTCCCGGCAGCTGCACCACCGCATGGGTCATGCAATCGTTCATCGATGAACTCGCCCACGCCGCTGGTCGCGATCCGCTCGCGGTGCGCCTGGAATTGCTTGAGGGGCAGGAGGACTTCCCCGGCTCAAACTGGGGCCCCGGCTTCAGCCCGAAACGCGCGACAGGCGTGCTCAAGCATGTCGCCGAAAAGGCCGGCTGGGGGAAGCAACTGCCGAAAGGCCGTGGCCAGGGCATTGCCTTTCACTTCAGCCACATGGGCTATGTCGCCCAGGTCGCGGAAGTCGAAGTATCGAAGGAAGGTGCGCTGCGGGTGTTGAAAGTCACCGCTGCCGTCGACGTGGGCGCCGAGATCATCAACCTGAGCGGCGCAGAACAACAGGTTGAGGGCTCGATCGTCGACGGTCTCAGTGCGGCGTGGCTGCAGGGGCTGACCTACGAAAAGGGACGCATGCAGCAGACCAACTTCCACGACTATCGCCTGCTGCGAATCAATGACGCGCCGGAGATGGAAACGCATTTTCTCCGAACAGACAACATGGTGACCGGCCTGGGCGAACCGGCCCTCCCACCTCTGGCGCCGGCGGTCTGCAACGCCATCTTTGCCGCCACGGGCAAACGGATCCGCACCCTCCCAATCGAATCGAATGACCTGAGCTGGTCCTGA
- a CDS encoding nucleotidyltransferase family protein, with product MSPDPQTPAVLGAIVLSAGESSRMGGKPKALLQVGGQPLLVRLLRQLDAAGFASLAVVTGAHDSEIAAALAQAGGERPLPNFLRVTNSKWKQGVGTSVRAGVDALTAANPRLDGVLVTPVDLPCTQDQDWERLRVVFLDSKRTVAVAHGNQRIPGTPVLFTTSDALAMAATLHEGGAKAWLAENEGRIEVLEGPRLTWDADTPEALRALLPERSG from the coding sequence GTGTCACCCGATCCCCAGACCCCCGCAGTGTTGGGAGCGATTGTCCTTTCCGCCGGCGAGTCTTCGCGGATGGGAGGGAAACCCAAGGCTTTGCTCCAGGTGGGCGGGCAGCCTTTGTTGGTGCGCCTTCTCCGGCAGCTCGATGCCGCAGGTTTTGCCTCGCTTGCCGTGGTGACGGGTGCCCACGATTCTGAGATTGCCGCAGCGTTGGCGCAAGCCGGAGGGGAACGACCCTTGCCGAATTTTCTTCGCGTCACCAACTCCAAGTGGAAACAGGGGGTGGGCACTTCGGTGAGGGCAGGGGTCGATGCGTTGACGGCAGCGAATCCCCGTCTCGATGGCGTGCTCGTGACTCCGGTCGATCTCCCCTGCACGCAGGATCAGGATTGGGAACGCCTGCGCGTGGTGTTTCTTGACAGCAAGCGAACGGTGGCGGTCGCCCATGGGAACCAGAGGATTCCGGGTACGCCCGTCCTGTTCACTACCTCGGATGCCCTGGCCATGGCTGCGACCCTGCATGAAGGCGGCGCAAAGGCGTGGCTTGCCGAGAATGAAGGCCGCATTGAAGTGCTTGAAGGTCCGCGGCTCACCTGGGACGCGGACACGCCTGAGGCGCTGCGTGCGCTACTCCCCGAGAGATCCGGGTGA
- a CDS encoding XdhC family protein, giving the protein MAEDLLQIIHELERPSTRGALVTLVAIEGSSYRRPGARLLWWDDGRRAGGISGGCIEADVLAHAEEVARSGISRHVAYNTDADGDPVFGLGTGCEGRLDLLIEPLDQSPHPLTRLPTLWRQGLRPCVSLDWRSPGQARTQVLVPNGVAVSQSDSRVFTSVPEPPIELWIVGAGDDVQPLERMAANLGWRIHIFDTRPALLTPSRFPSAVLHTFAHGNAPALPAAWRAPAVVLMSHRFRDDLEALATLAQVPAAYVGLLGSRRRCERLWAALEERLGAPAPAPLVARTRAPVGLHLGGDGPASIALSILSEIQAVLCDGDCVPLAHRERPIHELQGQRSPGSLGE; this is encoded by the coding sequence ATGGCGGAAGACTTGCTCCAGATTATTCACGAACTCGAGCGCCCCTCAACTCGGGGTGCCTTGGTCACGCTCGTGGCAATAGAGGGTTCGTCATACCGGCGTCCCGGAGCCCGCCTGCTCTGGTGGGACGATGGTCGAAGAGCAGGTGGGATAAGCGGCGGCTGCATCGAAGCGGATGTGCTCGCCCACGCGGAGGAGGTCGCACGCTCGGGCATTTCCCGGCATGTGGCCTACAACACCGACGCCGACGGCGATCCGGTGTTTGGCCTGGGCACGGGCTGCGAGGGGCGACTCGATCTCCTGATCGAACCGCTCGACCAGTCACCACACCCGTTGACCCGGTTGCCCACCCTGTGGAGACAAGGCCTTCGCCCCTGCGTCAGCCTCGACTGGCGCAGCCCCGGCCAGGCACGGACGCAGGTCCTGGTGCCGAACGGGGTTGCAGTTTCGCAGAGCGATTCGCGCGTGTTCACTTCCGTCCCGGAACCTCCAATTGAGCTGTGGATTGTGGGAGCGGGCGACGACGTCCAACCACTCGAGCGCATGGCCGCCAATCTGGGATGGCGTATCCATATTTTTGATACGAGGCCCGCGCTACTCACCCCGAGTCGATTCCCCTCTGCAGTCCTTCACACGTTTGCCCACGGGAATGCGCCCGCGCTTCCCGCCGCGTGGCGCGCGCCCGCGGTGGTGCTGATGAGCCATCGGTTTCGCGACGACCTCGAGGCGCTTGCGACCCTGGCGCAGGTTCCCGCGGCCTATGTGGGCCTTCTCGGTTCACGCCGGAGATGCGAGAGGCTCTGGGCCGCACTAGAGGAGCGGCTCGGCGCACCAGCCCCCGCACCGCTCGTCGCCCGCACACGTGCGCCGGTCGGCCTCCACCTAGGCGGGGACGGCCCGGCGTCCATCGCACTCTCAATCCTCAGCGAGATCCAGGCCGTGCTTTGCGACGGCGACTGTGTGCCTCTCGCCCACCGCGAGCGGCCGATCCACGAGCTGCAGGGACAGCGCTCACCCGGATCTCTCGGGGAGTAG
- a CDS encoding fumarylacetoacetate hydrolase family protein — MRLIRFVDDGNQIRHAALQGDGTALLVEGDVFNNPILTNRVATVRKLLTPIAPVQMLGIGLNYRQHAAETGAKLPERPIIFGKGLGAAQNPGDPIILPTHLPSDEVDYEAELAVVIGKAAKNVPRERALDYVLGYMCGNDVSARDHQKRLGGGQWWRGKSFDTFAPLGPALVTRDEVPNPQALAIRLTVNGEVLQEGSTSDMIFDVATLVSFLSGSTTLPAGTVILTGTPHGVGMARTPPRWLKPGDRVAVTIDQLGTLENPVFREGA, encoded by the coding sequence ATGCGCCTCATCCGCTTCGTTGACGATGGCAACCAGATCCGCCATGCCGCCCTGCAGGGCGACGGCACGGCCCTGCTCGTCGAGGGCGATGTATTCAATAACCCGATACTAACAAACCGGGTTGCCACGGTCCGCAAGCTCCTCACCCCCATCGCCCCCGTCCAGATGCTTGGGATCGGGCTCAACTACCGCCAGCACGCCGCCGAAACCGGCGCCAAGCTGCCGGAGCGCCCCATCATCTTTGGCAAGGGCCTCGGGGCCGCCCAGAACCCCGGCGATCCGATTATCCTCCCCACCCACCTGCCCTCGGACGAGGTGGACTACGAGGCGGAGCTGGCCGTGGTGATTGGCAAGGCCGCAAAGAACGTTCCACGAGAGAGGGCCCTCGATTATGTCCTCGGCTACATGTGCGGCAATGACGTCTCCGCGCGCGATCACCAGAAAAGGTTAGGCGGTGGACAATGGTGGCGCGGCAAATCCTTCGACACCTTCGCCCCGCTCGGCCCGGCCCTTGTCACGCGCGACGAAGTGCCAAACCCGCAGGCACTTGCAATTCGACTTACCGTGAATGGCGAAGTACTTCAGGAAGGGAGCACAAGCGACATGATCTTCGATGTCGCCACCCTCGTTTCCTTCCTGAGCGGCAGCACCACATTGCCTGCGGGCACAGTCATCCTGACGGGCACCCCCCATGGGGTCGGCATGGCGCGCACCCCTCCACGCTGGCTCAAACCGGGGGACCGCGTTGCGGTCACCATCGATCAACTTGGCACCTTGGAAAACCCGGTTTTTCGAGAGGGCGCCTAA
- a CDS encoding glycoside hydrolase family 9 protein — protein MSPASVVSGRGVFAPLLLSLLFPALRAADLLEVLPVRGDMVMLQISDGSITHAKGGQKLTDEIVNVNPLKTDKLTASAFTVTSTDDSAYSSAKAASALNRKSKGSDFAQVDENWVDGFGFKPNRPYAVMEHRIYLRLPTALSEGKTYTVAWDKDLLGLTNGTASFTFNPSSLRSEAIHVNVVGYAPAAAMKFGYLYHWAGDLGGIDYASFAGKSFKLVEDSTGATAFTGTVNFRKGADNAETGQATATPGSNFLGASVWECDFSAFSTPGRYRLVIPGLGCSFPFSIDADAYRPAFQAAMKGLYINRSGIELKTPHAAFSRPAPHNVKTTPGFAGRLKYSTTRFYEFVADGGGATDKAKVEAGLKGALTDTWGWYQDAGDWDGYFAHLDIPNFLLALYQIYPGKFSDSELNLPESGNGIPDLVDEGAWLPRFFARQRAELKAKGWGAGGVGSRVFGDLWGDDLPGGTIRGSWQDTSRDWYVTGEDPFSSYRYAAAAAQLAEILATLGKADPEGVNWLQEATEAYAWAGANTKAGEEAVSVYGNTLRHHRALAAVALFRASGDATYHTRFKTDMADLTAASELTNVQALAVALYLSHPNQAALEAEPKDRLGAALKATALNLTEFSGSRRATRYGGNWYFPMVIGQGSTPLIHAAVLGQRGIKNSDTSAAATILSYAYTTADYFLGTNPHNMTWVTGLGPRSPLWVFALDDFAIGQGTRAGRITYGPATFGDYWISQRMNQSIWWAWDTTYPTIDPRGAGMSASGAAKPGTWPGHEAFFDQRGSPQTTEFTVWQNNMPAAVCYGFLAAEASGDGPAIVTQPVGLTTNEGSKVEFSVTVDSTAGVTYQWYHNGSAITGATSAKLVLPLVQKFHAGAYTVAVRRNSSSVTSASAQLIVDTASRKGRLVNLSSRGFSKTGDGVMIAGVSVKGAGQRPLLGRVVGPGLQLFGVSRTLPKPLLELVQITSSGNQLLGKNSDWTTNGVSEIRAKFNSVGAFDLSTSSPDAAITADVGQGNFTVLAQPSDGIAGNVLIELYDLGGTSLGAEMTNLSTRGYAGAGDDVLIAGFNLTTPDAMRMLIRGIGPSIGRAPFNVAGALADPVLELYRREGIDSILVFSSDNWRNNPNADEIPSASEQAGAFLPMLDDKEAVLLLALPSGGYTAILRGAGNASGNGLVELYRVE, from the coding sequence ATGAGCCCCGCTTCCGTCGTGTCCGGAAGAGGCGTTTTCGCGCCCCTTCTCCTGTCACTCTTGTTCCCCGCCCTCCGCGCAGCTGACCTTCTCGAGGTCCTACCCGTTCGCGGAGACATGGTCATGCTCCAGATCTCAGACGGCAGCATCACACACGCGAAGGGTGGCCAGAAGCTCACTGACGAGATTGTAAACGTTAACCCGCTGAAAACAGACAAGTTAACGGCGTCGGCATTCACGGTGACATCCACGGACGACAGCGCCTACAGCTCCGCGAAGGCCGCGTCCGCCCTCAACCGGAAATCCAAGGGATCAGACTTCGCCCAGGTTGACGAAAACTGGGTCGACGGCTTCGGCTTCAAGCCCAACCGCCCGTACGCGGTAATGGAACACCGCATCTATCTGCGACTTCCAACAGCGCTTTCCGAGGGAAAGACCTACACCGTGGCGTGGGACAAGGATCTGCTCGGCCTGACTAATGGAACCGCCTCCTTCACGTTCAATCCATCCAGCCTCCGCTCCGAGGCGATCCACGTCAATGTCGTGGGATACGCACCGGCCGCCGCGATGAAATTCGGTTACCTTTACCACTGGGCGGGAGACCTCGGGGGCATCGACTATGCCAGTTTCGCGGGAAAGTCCTTCAAACTCGTGGAAGATTCCACAGGCGCCACAGCCTTCACTGGCACCGTGAACTTCCGAAAGGGTGCCGATAATGCCGAGACGGGGCAGGCGACCGCCACCCCCGGGTCAAACTTCCTTGGCGCCTCCGTCTGGGAATGTGACTTCTCCGCGTTCAGCACCCCAGGGCGCTATCGTCTCGTCATCCCCGGCCTCGGCTGCTCCTTCCCTTTCTCGATCGACGCCGACGCCTACCGCCCCGCGTTTCAAGCAGCGATGAAGGGGTTGTACATCAACCGGTCCGGCATCGAGTTAAAGACCCCTCACGCGGCCTTTTCCCGGCCTGCACCGCATAACGTCAAAACGACCCCCGGCTTCGCCGGACGGCTCAAATACTCGACGACCCGTTTCTACGAATTTGTGGCCGACGGCGGAGGGGCTACAGACAAGGCCAAGGTGGAAGCGGGGCTGAAGGGAGCCCTGACAGACACGTGGGGCTGGTACCAGGACGCAGGCGACTGGGACGGATACTTTGCGCACCTCGACATCCCGAACTTCCTTCTCGCGCTCTACCAAATCTATCCGGGCAAGTTCAGCGACAGCGAGCTGAACCTTCCGGAGAGCGGCAACGGAATCCCTGACCTCGTCGACGAAGGCGCCTGGCTGCCACGATTCTTCGCACGGCAACGCGCCGAACTGAAGGCAAAGGGCTGGGGTGCGGGCGGTGTGGGTTCACGCGTCTTCGGCGACCTTTGGGGTGATGACCTCCCTGGTGGAACCATCCGGGGTTCCTGGCAGGATACGTCCCGCGACTGGTATGTCACCGGTGAGGACCCGTTCTCATCCTATCGTTATGCCGCGGCCGCGGCACAACTCGCCGAAATTCTCGCCACGCTCGGCAAGGCCGACCCGGAAGGCGTCAATTGGCTCCAGGAGGCGACGGAAGCCTACGCATGGGCCGGCGCCAACACCAAGGCGGGTGAGGAAGCCGTGTCCGTTTATGGCAACACGCTTCGCCATCATCGGGCCCTGGCAGCCGTGGCGCTTTTCCGCGCTTCAGGTGACGCCACGTATCACACGCGATTCAAGACCGATATGGCCGACCTCACTGCGGCCTCCGAATTGACGAATGTGCAAGCGCTCGCCGTTGCCCTCTACCTTTCCCACCCAAACCAAGCCGCCCTTGAGGCGGAGCCCAAGGATCGACTCGGCGCCGCCCTGAAGGCCACGGCCCTCAACCTGACAGAGTTCAGCGGCTCACGCCGTGCCACCCGCTACGGCGGCAATTGGTACTTCCCCATGGTCATCGGGCAGGGCAGCACCCCCCTCATTCACGCCGCGGTCCTCGGTCAACGGGGTATCAAGAATTCGGATACATCCGCGGCGGCGACCATCCTTTCCTACGCGTACACCACGGCGGACTACTTCCTCGGGACGAACCCCCACAACATGACCTGGGTCACCGGCCTGGGCCCCCGCTCGCCTCTCTGGGTGTTTGCACTCGACGACTTTGCGATCGGCCAGGGGACCCGTGCCGGACGCATCACGTACGGGCCCGCCACGTTTGGAGACTACTGGATATCCCAGCGTATGAACCAATCCATCTGGTGGGCATGGGACACCACCTATCCAACGATTGATCCGCGCGGAGCCGGCATGTCCGCCTCCGGCGCGGCCAAGCCCGGCACCTGGCCGGGACATGAGGCTTTCTTCGACCAGCGCGGGAGCCCGCAGACGACGGAGTTCACCGTCTGGCAGAACAACATGCCTGCTGCCGTGTGCTACGGCTTTCTCGCGGCCGAGGCCTCAGGCGACGGACCGGCAATCGTGACCCAACCAGTCGGCCTCACAACAAACGAGGGCTCAAAGGTAGAGTTTTCAGTGACCGTGGACTCAACCGCAGGCGTGACGTACCAATGGTACCACAATGGCTCGGCAATCACCGGCGCCACATCCGCGAAGCTCGTCCTCCCCTTGGTTCAAAAGTTTCACGCAGGCGCATACACGGTCGCGGTCAGGCGGAATAGCTCGTCGGTCACAAGTGCTTCGGCCCAGTTGATAGTCGACACTGCCTCTAGGAAGGGACGGCTGGTCAATCTTTCTAGTCGCGGTTTTTCAAAAACAGGCGACGGCGTGATGATAGCGGGAGTATCCGTCAAGGGAGCCGGTCAACGCCCTCTTCTCGGACGCGTGGTGGGGCCGGGACTTCAACTGTTCGGCGTGAGCCGAACACTCCCGAAACCGCTTCTGGAACTCGTACAAATTACATCATCAGGGAACCAACTGCTCGGCAAGAACTCCGATTGGACAACAAACGGAGTTTCGGAGATTCGTGCCAAGTTCAACTCTGTCGGTGCCTTCGATCTCTCAACCAGCAGCCCGGATGCCGCGATTACTGCGGATGTCGGACAGGGCAACTTCACCGTGCTGGCACAGCCTAGTGACGGCATTGCGGGTAATGTACTAATTGAATTGTATGATCTTGGTGGCACAAGCTTGGGTGCTGAGATGACAAACCTCTCCACCCGCGGCTATGCCGGTGCAGGAGATGATGTTCTGATCGCAGGCTTTAACCTCACGACGCCTGATGCGATGCGAATGCTGATTCGCGGTATTGGGCCATCGATTGGCCGTGCGCCATTTAATGTGGCGGGGGCACTGGCCGATCCGGTGCTTGAACTTTACCGCAGAGAGGGAATTGACTCGATTCTCGTCTTTAGCTCCGATAACTGGCGGAACAACCCAAATGCCGATGAGATCCCTTCAGCATCAGAGCAAGCGGGCGCATTCCTTCCTATGCTCGACGACAAGGAAGCTGTGCTTCTCCTGGCTCTGCCTTCCGGTGGCTATACCGCGATCCTTCGGGGCGCGGGGAATGCCTCAGGAAACGGCCTGGTTGAACTCTACCGCGTCGAATAA
- a CDS encoding (2Fe-2S)-binding protein: protein MKLTVNNRDYSIDVALDTPLLWVLRDTLGLVGTKFGCGIGQCGACTIHLNGFPMRSCQLPVAAAIGAKIITIEGLAEGDKLHPVQQAWCEEDVAQCGYCQSGQIMSAAALLKNSPNPSDAEIDASMSGNLCRCGTYKRIKAGIHRAAELANNGGNAK, encoded by the coding sequence ATGAAGCTCACTGTAAACAACCGCGACTACTCCATCGATGTCGCCCTCGACACCCCGCTGCTCTGGGTGCTCCGCGATACCCTCGGCCTTGTTGGAACAAAGTTCGGCTGCGGCATCGGCCAATGCGGCGCCTGCACCATTCATCTCAATGGCTTCCCGATGCGTTCATGCCAACTGCCGGTCGCAGCCGCCATCGGCGCAAAGATCATTACCATCGAAGGTCTCGCAGAGGGAGACAAACTTCACCCGGTCCAGCAGGCATGGTGTGAGGAAGATGTGGCTCAATGCGGCTATTGCCAGTCAGGGCAGATCATGTCGGCCGCCGCACTCCTCAAGAACAGCCCCAACCCCTCCGACGCGGAGATCGACGCATCGATGAGCGGCAACCTGTGTCGCTGCGGCACCTACAAGCGCATCAAGGCTGGCATCCATCGCGCCGCCGAACTCGCAAACAATGGAGGAAACGCCAAATGA